The following coding sequences lie in one Lolium perenne isolate Kyuss_39 chromosome 2, Kyuss_2.0, whole genome shotgun sequence genomic window:
- the LOC127333121 gene encoding uncharacterized protein has protein sequence MSSDHTTASQSPPPNAGASTPLPEAEAPPLLLLPLPEAHASLPVPDELLEEIFLRLPTAADLARAFTSCTSFRNVVAPISSRNVVAPLSFLRRFRSLHNPPVLGFLRAEFYPAQSPHPSAAAAHALAQAADFAFAFLPDHAGWSPRDVRHGRVLFSAVSLAEGRGDFIDATSNTFVELVVCDPLSRRYIRIPPVPEDLAASVQRSGMLDFEPFFAPASREDDESSFGLICKVLCENKVAVFLFSSRTGKWGSVPHHGLDDLSNEVVDALYARCGLHRRHYAHGCFCWVLEWMDKLLMLDTRGMEFSILDLPPNSHGGRLAIVEAGEDTIGLLNIGMRTLDFYSKVWRNRSGGGAKEWQHTTMNHPLPNYHWCIIGADEEYLLLRGISLDWPWFGSSSQERPDIEYFAFEIKTSLLERIHVCKHKMMHAHLYRGFPPLLSPPSI, from the coding sequence ATGTCCTCCGACCACACGACGGCGTCCCAATCGCCGCCCCCAAACGCCGGCGCTTCTACGCCGCTCCCGGAGGCCGAGGCCCCTCCTCTGCTCCTGCTCCCGCTCCCGGAGGCGCATGCGTCCCTACCCGTCCCCGACGAGCTCCTGGAGGAGATCTTCCTCCGCCTCCCCACCGCCGCCGACCTCGCCCGCGCCTTCACCTCCTGCACCTCCTTCCGCAACGTCGTCGCTCCCATCTCCTCCCGCAACGTCGTCGCTCCCCTCTCCTTCCTGCGCCGCTTCCGCTCCCTCCACAACCCCCCCGTGCTCGGCTTCCTCCGTGCCGAATTCTACCCCGCGCAGTCTCCCCACCCCTCCGCCGCTGCCGCCCACGCCCTCGCGCAGGCCGCCGACTTCGCCTTCGCCTTCCTCCCCGACCACGCCGGCTGGAGCCcccgcgacgtccgccacggccgcgtcctcttctccGCCGTCTCGCTCGCCGAAGGCCGCGGCGACTTCATCGATGCCACCTCCAACACCTTCGTGGAACTCGTTGTCTGCGACCCGCTCTCCCGCCGCTACATCCGGATCCCGCCCGTGCCCGAGGACCTAGCCGCCTCCGTCCAGCGCAGCGGCATGCTGGATTTCGAGCCCTTCTTCGCTCCAGCCAGCCGCGAGGACGACGAATCCTCATTCGGACTCATCTGCAAGGTGCTCTGCGAAAACAAGGTCGccgtcttcctcttctcttcGCGCACCGGCAAATGGGGAAGCGTCCCACACCACGGGCTGGACGATCTGTCCAACGAGGTCGTGGACGCGCTGTACGCACGCTGTGGCCTGCACCGGCGCCATTACGCGCACGGCTGCTTCTGCTGGGTGTTAGAGTGGATGGACAAGCTGCTCATGCTCGACACGCGTGGGATGGAATTCTCCATTCTGGACCTCCCGCCCAACAGCCACGGGGGACGGCTCGCCATCGTCGAGGCGGGAGAAGACACCATCGGGCTGTTAAATATCGGTATGCGCACTCTCGACTTCTACAGCAAGGTTTGGCGCAACAGAAGTGGAGGAGGCGCCAAGGAGTGGCAGCACACCACGATGAACCACCCCTTGCCCAACTATCACTGGTGCATCATAGGTGCAGACGAGGAGTACTTGCTGCTAAGAGGGATTTCACTAGACTGGCCCTGGTTCGGAAGCTCTTCACAGGAGAGGCCAGATATAGAGTATTTTGCGTTTGAGATCAAGACATCGCTGCTCGAGCGGATACATGTCTGCAAGCACAAAATGATGCATGCGCACCTGTATAGAGGTTTTCCACCGTTACTGTCTCCACCAAGCATATGA
- the LOC127333122 gene encoding eukaryotic translation initiation factor 4G, translating into MSQRGDRGEGHARRPARSTSFGQGHRGGGVGGAASKGGGGPSGGQPPLSSNRSFGKPRNGHGGHQRVVNQPDTTGFQPAPAPGPLQTPPTQRPPVPQSAPVHVPAAAPRPQHHDSSSAAQAAPMPPATENPTYIPIPKNIPRAAPKAPPKNIPAPQGPPKGESSKGFNLQFGSINMNMNAVPQFPARTSSAPPNLDEQKRNQVLPEVLKAAPSIPPPVKQPHPPPQQQHPPQPQHPPQPRQQHPPQPQQQHPPQPQQQHPPQPQQQQPLSQQQQTRKDALGPSQPNAVNTHLPSQVKRDVHVSPSVPNVAPPRPTVQPMPGMPISSMHFHHQQPQVPVQFGGHNQGVVPSSIQMSMGMPGGNASQVQQHMYVQNMQQHQMHQQMLHQGQPMMFPSVGGHQLTPQLGNVSLNMAPQYPQQHQKQLVAPRKNVIKIIDPITNKEVNLGQMASSNVAPQTQQVSGYAAQPMAYFPQQQTSYNQSGMYYPGTTGVGQVPAGSQARYSYQTTQAGQTIPFANPSMSNAAPASHKDNISGHAASIHPQVAGKSQIGLHMEKPVAPVKITVPPAKSDPPKLRVTEHVVPHQQKDNIVLSGTMGSNAPVSEESKAQSVTEKLSQESKAPSVTEKHTRESKAPSVSEKHSKESKAPSVTEKHPTVVTQPSPILATKLENDTVTYPTTNLPSVLSGADGKSKEAIQKTDSIKDNKKNTSRKDTKILPQQPQSASSAEEFKGQTSVKVGDDGVDHTETKSSSSKELDLTSTASGLTAATSEISVSQVLGLSEADNPSVNVASVPPTDISSAKLSSVITGEPQAVESLGVAAVESEESGITPQISPEVSDDKILSDSTENESHECTADLAEQASAVPKPDNSDAASCVPDSQELAKESTASILDEHSLTNSSLKDTETSSAFVDVSDVSGANSVTSSESTIPSGNDKDNSSIPETIVSSNTPGTLPVNQSVASEEEGKHADGVMDQPSADQSSAAPTGSVRPLSREKPTAELTRTKSAFGKKKKRKEMLSKADAAGTSDLYNAYKGPEEQLEGIAAAEGADRSSMVDGTHVPPEGSEREGNVCDDDGKKKVEPDDWEDAADISTPKLQGSGTGNQASAPQVPESDTNEINGRKKYTRDFLLTFANQIYGLPVGIRMDAATSALFKDLAGKSYVIDREPHQGPGRGSDRPTSRGDRRGPAMDDDKWTTKSGVPFSPGRDAHMDVNGPAMNYRGAPGVNHGVLRNPRGVLVGPMQSIAPQAARSGSDADRWQQRGLIPSPVTPMQIMHKAEKKYVVGNVSDEEQAKQRQLKSILNKLTPQNFDKLFEQVKEVNIDNVSTLTGVISQIFDKALMEPTFCEMYANFCSHLAVVLPDFSEDNEKITFKRLLLNKCQEEFERGEREEAEADKTEEEGEVKQTKEEREEKRVKARRRMLGNIRLIGELYKKRMLTERIMHECIKKLLGNYESPDEENIEALCKLMSTIGEMIDHPKAKEHIDAYFDRMRSLSTSQLISSRVRFLLRDSIDLRKNKWQQRRKVDGPKKIDEVHRDAAQEKHAQSSRLARGPSMNSAPRRGGMEYSSRGSAAPLVSPGPQQRGRGFGNQDIRFDQDRHHDNRTVPLPQRTVKDETITLGPQGGLARGMSLRGQPPVSNAEPPSVLDHRRMVTSPNGYNSVALTGREDTSSRIPDRTSGRIAPATPSAGSSNRPASQDGRSGNKSYSEEDLREKSIAAIREYYSAKDEKEVALCIEELNAPSFYPSVVSLWVNDSFERKDVERELLAKLFVGLFNGGYNLLSKPQLIEGLSSVLASLEDALSDSPRASEYLGRLFARFVLENILLLQDVGRLIEEGGEEPGYLVREGIAAEVLGAVLESIRIEKGDSFVKEAKIGSNLKLENFRPQHLKRSKLDAFMQT; encoded by the exons ATGTCCCAGCGAGGGGACAGGGGCGAGGGCCACGCGAGGAGACCCGCCCGCTCTACCAGCTTCGGCCAGGGACACCGCGGAGGCGGGGTCGGCGGCGCCGCGAGCAAGGGCGGCGGGGGCCCCTCTGGCGGCCAGCCTCCCCTATCATCGAACCGAAG CTTCGGGAAGCCCCGCAATGGCCACGGCGGCCACCAGAGGGTCGTGAACCAGCCAGACACCACCGGCTTCCAGCCCGCACCGGCGCCAGGGCCCCTGCAGACGCCGCCGACGCAGCGCCCTCCCGTACCGCAGAGCGCGCCTGTGCACGTTCCGGCCGCCGCACCGCGGCCACAGCACCATG ATTCTTCGTCCGCGGCTCAAGCGGCCCCCATGCCACCCGCCACCGAGAATCCCACCTACATACCCATCCCCAAAAACATCCCTCGTGCCGCCCCCAAGGCGCCACCCAAGAATATACCCGCTCCTCAGGGACCACCCAAAG GAGAATCATCAAAGGGATTTAACTTGCAGTTCGGCAGTATAAACATGAACATGAATGCTGTCCCG CAATTTCCCGCTAGGACAAGCTCAGCTCCTCCAAATTTGGATGAGCAGAAGCGTAATCAG GTACTTCCGGAGGTACTTAAGGCTGCACCTTCTATACCACCACCCGTAAAACAGCCGCATCCTCCACCACAGCAGCAGCATCCTCCGCAGCCGCAGCATCCTCCGCAACCGCGGCAGCAGCATCCTCCGCAACCCCAGCAGCAGCATCCTCCGCAACCACAGCAGCAGCATCCTCCACAACCACAGCAGCAGCAGCCCCTTTCACAGCAACAGCAAACACGGAAGGATGCTCTTGGCCCTAGTCAGCCTAATGCTGTGAACACTCATCTTCCATCCCAAGTGAAGAGAGATGTGCATGTTTCTCCATCAGTGCCGAATGTTGCACCACCGAGACCCACTGTTCAACCTATGCCTGGGATGCCCATCTCCTCGATGCATTTTCACCATCAACAACCACAAGTCCCGGTACAGTTTGGTGGTCATAATCAGGGCGTTGTGCCTAGCTCAATCCAGATGTCTATGGGAATGCCTGGTGGCAATGCGTCCCAGGTTCAGCAGCATATGTATGTCCAAAATATGCAGCAACATCAAATGCATCAGCAAATGTTGCATCAAGGACAACCTATGATGTTTCCGTCAGTCGGTGGTCATCAACTCACTCCTCAGTTGGGCAATGTTAGTTTGAACATGGCTCCGCAGTATCCTCAGCAACACCAGAAACAGCTTGTTGCTCCTCGCAAGAATGTCATCAAAATTATTGATCCAATTACTAATAAAGAAGTGAATCTTGGGCAGATGGCTTCATCTAATGTAGCGCCACAAACCCAGCAAGTCAGTGGCTATGCAGCTCAACCTATGGCCTACTTTCCTCAGCAGCAGACCTCGTATAACCAGTCAGGTATGTATTACCCCGGCACCACCGGTGTTGGCCAGGTTCCCGCTGGATCACAGGCTCGGTATAGTTATCAGACCACTCAAGCTGGTCAAACAATTCCTTTCGCAAACCCATCTATGTCAAATGCCGCTCCTGCCAGTCACAAGGACAACATATCTGGTCATGCAGCATCTATTCATCCTCAGGTCGCAGGTAAATCACAAATTGGTTTGCACATGGAGAAACCTGTTGCCCCGGTCAAGATAACTGTACCGCCAGCTAAATCTGATCCACCTAAGTTAAGGGTGACTGAGCATGTGGTACCACATCAACAGAAGGATAATATTGTTCTTTCTGGGACTATGGGTTCAAATGCTCCAGTTAGCGAGGAGAGTAAAGCACAATCTGTCACAGAGAAGCTTTCCCAGGAGAGTAAAGCACCATCTGTCACAGAGAAGCATACCAGGGAGAGTAAAGCACCATCTGTCTCAGAGAAGCATTCCAAGGAGAGTAAAGCGCCATCTGTCACAGAGAAGCATCCCACTGTGGTAACTCAACCCTCACCGATTCTAGCTACAAAACTAGAAAATGATACTGTGACATATCCTACTACAAATTTGCCCTCAGTTTTGTCCGGAGCTGATGGAAAGAGCAAAGAAGCCATTCAAAAAACCGATTCTATTAAGGATAACAAGAAAAACACGAGTAGAAAGGACACAAAGATTTTGCCGCAACAACCACAG TCAGCTTCATCTGCTGAAGAGTTCAAGGGGCAAACTTCCGTGAAGGTTGGAGATGATGGGGTTGATCACACGGAAACTAAGAGCTCCAGTAGTAAAGAGTTGGATTTAACCAGCACAGCCTCAGGCTTAACAGCTGCAACATCTGAAATTAGTGTTTCTCAAGTTCTTGGTCTAAGTGAAGCTGACAACCCATCAGTAAACG TTGCCAGTGTTCCTCCCACAGATATCAGCTCTGCAAAATTATCCTCTGTGATTACTGGGGAGCCCCAAGCAGTAGAGAGCCTAGGCGTTGCAGCTGTTGAATCTGAAGAGAGTGGAATAACTCCACAAATTTCACCAGAAGTTAGTGATGACAAAATTTTGTCTGATTCTACTGAAAATGAGTCACATGAGTGCACGGCAGACTTAGCTGAACAGGCATCAGCGGTTCCGAAGCCTGATAATTCAGATGCAGCATCTTGTGTACCTGACTCGCAAGAGCTAGCAAAAGAGTCCACAGCATCTATACTAGATGAACACAGTTTAACAAATAGCTCACTTAAGGATACTGAAACTTCATCAGCTTTTGTCGATGTCAGTGATGTGTCTGGGGCCAATTCTGTAACTTCATCAGAGTCTACCATCCCAAGTGGCAACGATAAAGATAACAGTAGTATTCCGGAAACAATAGTTTCCAGTAATACTCCTGGCACGTTACCTGTGAATCAATCAGTTGCATCTGAGGAGGAAGGGAAACATGCAGATGGAGTGATGGATCAACCAAGTGCTGATCAATCAAGTGCTGCACCAACAGGTTCTGTCCGACCCTTATCAAGGGAAAAACCTACCGCGGAACTCACTCGAACAAAGTCGGCTTTCGGAAAGAAGAAAAAACGGAAGGAAATGCTTTCCAAAGCTGATGCTGCTGGGACTTCAGATCTTTATAATGCGTACAAGGGACCAGAAGAGCAGTTAGAAGGTATTGCCGCAGCAGAGGGTGCTGATAGATCGTCAATGGTTGATGGAACACACGTGCCACCTGAGGGATCAGAAAGAGAGGGCAATGTGTGTGACgatgatggaaagaaaaaggttgAGCCTGATGATTGGGAAGATGCAGCAGACATTTCCACTCCAAAGCTGCAAGGTTCAGGCACTGGAAACCAGGCTAGTGCCCCACAAGTGCCAGAGTCAGATACAAATGAAATTAACGGCCGTAAGAAATATACACGTGATTTTCTGCTCACTTTTGCAAATCAGATTTATGGTCTTCCTGTTGGCATCCGAATGGATGCTGCTACTAGCGCTCTGTTTAAGGATTTGGCAGGAAAGTCCTATGTTATTGATCGGGAACCTCACCAAGGTCCTGGACGGGGATCTGATAGACCAACATCTCGCGGTGATCGCCGTGGTCCTGCTATGGATGATGATAAGTGGACAACAAAATCAGGTGTTCCTTTCAGTCCTGGTCGTGATGCCCACATGGACGTGAACGGTCCAGCAATGAATTACCGTGGTGCCCCAGGAGTCAATCATGGTGTTTTAAGGAATCCGCGTGGTGTTCTTGTGGGACCAATGCAATCCATTGCACCTCAAGCAGCTCGCAGTGGCTCTGATGCAGATAGATGGCAGCAAAGGGGTCTGATCCCATCTCCTGTTACACCAATGCAGATAATGCACAAAGCAGAGAAGAAGTACGTAGTTGGCAATGTTTCTGATGAGGAGCAGGCAAAGCAGAGGCAGCTGAAATCAATTCTCAATAAACTGACCCCCCAGAACTTTGATAAGCTGTTTGAACAAGTCAAAGAGGTGAACATCGACAATGTGTCAACTCTTACTGGGGTCATTTCGCAGATATTTGACAAAGCTTTAATGGAACCAACTTTCTGTGAAATGTATGCCAACTTCTGCTCACATCTGGCTGTTGTTCTGCCAGACTTTAGTGAGGACAATGAAAAAATTACATTCAAGAGATTGCTGTTGAACAAATGCCAAGAGGAGTTTGAGAGAGGCGAAAGagaagaagctgaagcagataAAACAGAGGAGGAGGGTGAAGTTAAGCAAACCAAAGAGGAAAGGGAAGAAAAAAGAGTTAAAGCTCGAAGGCGCATGCTGGGAAACATTAGGTTGATTGGAGAATTGTACAAAAAGAGGATGTTGACAGAGCGCATCATGCATGAGTGCATCAAAAAATTGCTGGGAAATTATGAGAGTCCGGACGAGGAGAACATTGAAGCACTATGCAAATTGATGAGTACAATTGGAGAGATGATAGATCATCCGAAGGCTAAGGAACATATTGATGCATATTTTGATAGAATGCGTAGCTTGTCAACTAGTCAGCTCATATCTTCTCGTGTTAGATTCTTGCTGAGAGATTCAATCGATCTCAGGAAGAACAAATGGCAGCAAAGGCGTAAAGTGGAtggccccaagaagattgatgagGTTCACAGGGATGCAGCTCAGGAGAAACATGCTCAGTCAAGTAGGTTAGCTCGTGGTCCAAGCATGAATTCTGCTCCAAGAAGAGGGGGAATGGAGTATAGCTCCCGTGGCTCGGCAGCACCATTGGTATCCCCAGGTCCTCAGCAAAGAGGCCGGGGTTTCGGTAACCAGGATATCCGGTTTGATCAGGATAGGCATCACGACAAtagaactgttcctcttcctcagcGTACTGTCAAGGACGAAACCATCACTCTTGGACCACAAGGTGGCCTGGCTAGGGGCATGTCTTTAAGAGGGCAGCCACCGGTATCAAATGCTGAGCCTCCTAGTGTTCTTGACCATCGCAGGATGGTAACCAGTCCTAATGGGTATAATTCAGTGGCTTTGACCGGAAGAGAGGACACTAGCTCGAGAATTCCAGATCGAACCTCTGGGAGGATAGCACCTGCTACACCGTCTGCTGGTTCTTCAAACAGACCTGCCAGCCAGGATGGCCGCTCTGGAAATAAATCATACTCCGAGGAGGATCTGAGAGAGAAATCTATTGCAGCCATCCGGGAATATTATAG CGCGAAAGATGAAAAGGAGGTTGCATTGTGTATTGAAGAATTGAATGCTCCGAGCTTCTATCCTTCTGTGGTATCGCTTTGGGTAAATGATTCCTTTGAGAGAAAAGATGTGGAAAGAGAGTTGTTGGCAAAGCTCTTTGTTGGCCTTTTCAATGGTGGATATAATTTATTGAGCAAGCCTCAACTCATTGAGGG CCTCTCGTCTGTTCTTGCTTCATTGGAAGACGCCCTAAGTGATTCTCCAAGGGCATCGGAGTATCTTGGACGGCTTTTTGCAAGGTTTGTGCTGGAAAACATATTGCTTTTGCAAGACGTAGGTAGATTGATTGAAGAAGGTGGCGAGGAACCAGGATACCTTGTACGTGAAGGCATTGCAGCTGAAGTCCTTGGGGCAGTTCTAGAGTCCATCAGAATAGAGAAGGGGGATTCGTTCGTGAAGGAGGCCAAGATAGGCTCCAATCTCAAGTTGGAGAATTTCAGACCACAGCATCTAAAGAGATCAAAGCTGGATGCCTTCATGCAGACATAA